The Toxotes jaculatrix isolate fToxJac2 chromosome 14, fToxJac2.pri, whole genome shotgun sequence genome window below encodes:
- the fbxo36b gene encoding F-box only protein 36b, with amino-acid sequence MASLLTDPLFEISGRGPSPNKNFYHFTVTKSDVIWRWWTISLRTVDRYSKPGELRESHQDFLDDTWLQGEVGMVFGRRILQYTKALCQGHYDYLEHLSDSLLLRIINYLELEDVGQLGRTSQRFRQLCGSEEFWEQAVRRSCNTVSVEVASLALEVGWRSIFFTSKLQLQKLISRRRLKTEEHQEGQVSDPDKQAEESPDESSEAKQTSSSEEESHPGIVPDLSLGTGAGIGFDTSCDVDPDPNREPEAGSDSIEPVLEQFLEDIKLCGVETLAQSNGLSNGRGDGSTEPNKTQS; translated from the exons ATGGCGTCTCTTTTAACGGACCCGTTGTTTGAAATCTCTGGACGAGGTCCCTCACCTAATAAgaatttttatcattttactgTCACAAAGTCAGAT GTGATATGGAGATGGTGGACGATATCTCTGAGAACTGTGGACAGGTACTCCAAGCCTGGGGAGCTGAGGGAGTCTCACCAGGACTTCTTGGATGACACTTGGCTGCAGG GTGAGGTCGGTATGGTTTTCGGTCGTCGAATCTTGCAGTACACCAAGGCTTTGTGCCAAGGCCATTATGATTATCTGGAGCACCTGTCTGACTCGTTACTTCTGCGGATAATAAATTATCTAGAGCTCGAGGATGTGGGTCAGCTTGGACGAACGTCACAGAGGTTCAGGCAG CTATGTGGGTCAGAGGAATTTTGGGAGCAGGCTGTGCGGCGGAGCTGCAACACAGTTTCAGTTGAGGTGGCTTCTCTGGCGCTTGAGGTGGGCTGGCGCAGCATCTTCTTCACCAGCAAACTACAGCTGCAGAAGTTGATCAGCCGCAGGAGGCTGAAAACCGAGGAGCACCAGGAAGGACAGGTCTCTGACCCGGATAAACAAGCAGAGGAATCTCCTGATGAAAGCTCAGAGGCAAAACAGACATCCAGTTCTGAGGAGGAATCTCACCCTGGCATCGTTCCTGATCTGAGCCTTGGCACTGGCGCTGGTATTGGATTTGACACCAGCTGTGATGTTGATCCTGACCCCAACCGTGAACCAGAGGCTGGCTCTGATTCCATCGAGCCTGTGCTTGAGCAGTTCTTGGAGGACATAAAGCTCTGTGGGGTGGAAACGCTGGCGCAGAGCAATGGACTGAGCAATGGTAGAGGAGACGGCAGTACAgagccaaacaaaacacagagttaa
- the grk7a gene encoding rhodopsin kinase grk7a has protein sequence MCDMGGLDNLVANTAYLKAQGGDDKEMRKRRRSLSLPKPDQCAAVRGSIDKDFTSICERQPIGKKFFREFLASNNEFKLAADFLDELYDWDLAEGATKDKARQNMISKYCKADSKNFLTFLTGDASEKCKSVTDANFEEVMKGKVQEGVREFLKGKPFTDYQASPFFDKFLQWKEYEKQPISDKYFYEFRTLGKGGFGEVCAVQVKNTGQMYACKKLCKKRLKKKGGEKMALLEKQILEKVNSLFLVNLAYAYDNKTHLCLVMTLMNGGDLKYHIYNIGYDGKGQDKGIEMKRIIHYTAQITTGILHLHAMDIIYRDMKPENVLLDSQGQCRLSDLGLAIEIAPGKTVTQMAGTGAYMAPEILTKTPYRTSVDWWALGCSIYEMVAGYTPFKGPDAKKEKVEKEEVQRRIINEEPKWEHKCFDAPTKDVIQQFLKKKIDERLGMRNNMEDPRKHEWFKSINFPRLEAGLVDPPWTPKPNVVYAKDTGDIAEFSEIKGIEFDAKDDKFFKEFSTGAVPIPWQQEMIETGLFDELNDPNRKEGGGDPDDEKKSGTCILL, from the exons ATGTGTGACATGGGGGGACTGGATAACCTGGTGGCCAACACGGCCTACCTAAAAGCCCAGGGTGGTGATGACAAGGAGATGAGAAAGCGCCGTCGAAGCTTGTCTCTCCCCAAGCCTGATCAATGTGCTGCAGTACGAGGTTCCATTGACAAGGACTTTACATCAATTTGTGAAAGACAGCCTATTGGCAAAAAGTTTTTCCGTGAATTCCTGGCAAGTAACAATGAATTTAAGCTTGCTGCTGATTTCCTGGATGAGCTCTATGATTGGGATCTGGCTGAAGGTGCAACAAAAGACAAGGCACGCCAAAATATGATCAGCAAGTATTGCAAAGCTGACTCCAAGAACTTCCTGACGTTTCTTACTGGGGATGCTTCTGAGAAATGCAAGTCTGTGACAGACGCCAACTTTGAAGAGGTGATGAAAGGCAAAGTCCAAGAAGGTGTAAGAGAATTTCTGAAAGGCAAACCTTTCACAGATTACCAGGCCAGCCCATTCTTTGATAAATTCCTCCAATGGAAAGAATATGAGAAGCAGCCCATCAGTGACAAGTACTTCTATGAATTCAGAACTCTGGGAAAAGGAGGCTTTGGAGAG GTATGCGCTGTTCAGGTGAAGAACACAGGCCAGATGTATGCCTGCAAGAAGTTGTGTAAAAAGCGACTGAAGAAGAAAGGTGGTGAGAAGATGGCCCTGTTGGAAAAGCAGATCCTGGAGAAGGTTAACAGCCTCTTTCTGGTCAACTTGGCCTACGCATATGACAACAAGACCCACCTGTGCCTTGTCATGACCCTGATGAATGGAGGAGACCTCAAGTACCACATTTACAACATAGGCTATGATGGCAAGGGCCAAGACAAGGGCATTGAGATGAAGCGCATCATCCACTACACAGCGCAGATCACCACTGGCATCCTGCATCTGCATGCCATGGATATCATATACCGTGATATGAAGCCGGAGAACGTGTTGCTGGATAGCCAAGGCCAGTGCCGACTTTCAGATTTGGGTCTAGCCATAGAGATTGCTCCAGGGAAGACTGTCACCCAGATG gcTGGTACTGGAGCATACATGGCCCCTGAGATCTTGACCAAAACTCCATACAGGACATCAGTGGACTGGTGGGCCCTGGGCTGCAGTATCTATGAGATGGTGGCTGGTTACACACCTTTCAAAGGCCCTGATGCCAAGAAGGAgaaggtggagaaggaggaggtgcagCGTCGCATCATCAACGAGGAGCCCAAGTGGGAGCACAAGTGTTTTGATGCTCCCACCAAGGACGTCATCCAGCAGTTCCTCAAGAAGAAAATTGATGAGCGCTTGGGCATGAG GAACAACATGGAGGATCCCAGGAAGCATGAGTGGTTCAAGAGCATCAACTTCCCTCGTTTGGAGGCCGGGCTGGTGGATCCTCCTTGGACGCCCAAGCCCAACGTCGTCTACGCCAAGGACACCGGCGACATTGCTGAATTTTCCGAGATCAAGGGCATTGAGTTTGACGCCAAGGACGACAAATTCTTCAAGGAGTTTAGCACTGGAGCTGTGCCCATTCCATGGCAGCAGGAGATGATTGAGACTGGACTGTTTGACGAGCTCAACGATCCCAACAGGAAAGAGGGTGGAGGAGATCCTGACGACGAGAAGAAATCAGGCACATGTATattgctgtga